Part of the Elusimicrobiota bacterium genome is shown below.
TACTCCGTGTGGTTGTGGAGGTGGACGAACTCGGCGGTGGTCATGGGTTTTAACGGAAGAGCGCATTATACCCGTTTGCCGCCGGGTTGTCGCGAACCGACGACGAAGGTTCAGTCGAGGGGGGCCCGGAGGTCGACCAGCCGGCGGCGCAAAACCGCCGCCGCGTCCGGCCGGTCGCCGGAAAGCGCCAAGGCCCGCCGGTAGACCCGGCGGGCCGCGGGCGCGTCCCCCGCCAAGGTCAACGCCTCGCCCTCGGCCAGGAGGGGCAAAGGGTTGGCCGGGTCCAGGTCGCCGGCCCGGCGGAATTGCCGGAGCGCCGGAGCATGGAGCGCCCGGCGGAGGTACCAAAGTCCCAGCTTAAATTGGCTTTCCGGATCCCTCGTGACGTCGAAAACGAAGGAGCTGTACCCCGGTTGAGCGAAGGGCTTTCGGTTCCGAAGCCACGCGAAGGGGTCCCCGTCGACGCCCCAGCCGTGAAGTTTGCTCGCCGCGACCACCAGCCATTCCTTCGTCGGGGCCGTCGAATTGACGTGCCGGTAATACAGCCAGGGCGGGGTGTTGTCGTCCGAGGTCACGTCCTGGTGGGGTCCGAAATAGTGATCGCGGTCCGCAAGGCCCGCCGTGGCCAGCAGCAATTCCGGTTTCCCCTCCCGCTCCCAGAGGGCGCGGATCGCCGGAAAATCCTGGCCCCAATCCAAATTGCAATCCACCAGCCAAAGGTGCCCGTTCCGAGCCCCCCCCCACCAACGGGCTGAAATACGCGAGATAATGGGGTGCCACACCAACGGATTCGATGGCCAAGCCCCCGACCAGAAGCAGCGCGGCCGGCGTTTTCCACCGACCAAACAGCGCCGGAACCCCTCCCATGGCCAAACAGAGGAATGGGAAAATGGGAAGAACGTAACGCAGGCCGTTCTGTTTGGAGGAGAGCGAAAAAATCACGACGTAAAGAAGGACCGGCGCGACCACAAAAACCAGCCGCCGGTCCCGCCGGCAAAAAGACAGGACGGCGGCCAGCCCGAAAGCGAGCGGCGTTTTTAGAAAAAACGCCAGGGGGTAGAAATACCGGTATCCCGTTTCGAGGATCTGGCCGTGCAAATAATTTCGCCAACCCTTCTGAAATCCCATTCCCACGCCGAATTTCAAGAGTTCGAAAAACCGCGGAAGAAAACGAACTTGATAAACGGCCACCACCACCAAGGCCGCGACCCCGGCGGACAGGAGAACGGCCCCGACGAGGCGTCGCGGGTCCCGGGGCCGCGGCGAAGGGCCCCACCAAAGGCACGCCGGAAAGGCCCCCAGAGCGAGAACCCCCGGCGCTTTGGTGGCCAGGGCGGCGCCCACGGCCGCGCCCGCCAGGATCAGAGGGCGGCGGCGGCCCGTCTCCACGAACAACGACAGGAAAAAGAACGCCGCGAAAAAAAAGGCCGTCAGCCCCATGTCCATGGTGGCGAGGCCCCCGTGGGCCAACAGATTGGGCTCAAACACAAACATGGCCAAGGCGAAGAGCCCCCCCGCGGGACCATACCAGCGAACGCTCCAGATCCAGATTAGGGCTCCCAGCGCCAGGGCCATCAGCAACGAAGGCAAACGCCCCCAAAAAAGGATTTTTTCCGGCGAGACCGAGTTGCGATAAAGGTATTCAAATCCGCAGGCGTAAAAGCGATCCTGCTCGACGAACCCGGGTCGGCAGAGGAACTGGGCCCCGGCCCCCTCGAGCGACAACCCCACGAGGTATTTCATCAGCGGCGGGTAGTTGGTGGTCTCCAATTGAATTCGGCCCGTTCGGACGTAGGAAGCACCCGACGCCAGCACCGCGGGCTCGTCGTAAGTCGACGAAGAAGCCCGCATCATCGCGAGGATTTGGATCGCGAGCACCGCTCCCAGGACCGCCGCGGCGAAAAGGGGGCCGACCCCCCCGCTCCAACGGATCAGTCGATTCGCTGGGCCACGAGGGTCCACGACATCCCTTGGGTGTGCGTCACGTGTTTGACGGTCAAAGGAAGATCCGACAGAAGAGCGACCGCTTCTTCCCGGGACCAATAGCGGGCGATGGACGGCAGCAATTGATCGAAAACGATCGACTCCGTGTGCCGAAAGGAGAACGTTCGCAAGAGTTCAAAATAAGGACGCCGCCAAGGCCAAATCAAGAGGGCCCGCAGGAGGACCGTCAACCCCTTGGCCAAGGCGAGGGTGAACCTCACCGGAAGGAAGCGGGTGAGGGCGCGAAGGGGCGTTAAGAGGAGAAGGAGCGCTTCATTGCCCTCCCGCCCGTACACCCACACAATCAAGGTGCCCCCCGGCTTGAGCGCGGCGACCAATCGTCGAAGAACGCGCCGAGGATCCGCCAAATGGTGGAGAACCCCCAGACAAAAAACGACGTCAAACGTTTTTTCGAAAGAAAGGTCGTACAGCGACGCCAATTCGACCCGGGCGCGGGGGAACGGCTCTAAATTTCGTTGAGCGGCGGCCACCGTCCGCGGATCAAAATCCACCGCGACCCCGGACGCCGCGCCGGCCTCGAGGGCCCAAAGAGCGTTCCGGCCCATGCCACAGCCGGCGTCCAAAAAGGTCCGACCCGCAAAGAATTCCAGCGGGACGGGCTGGATCCATTTTTTGAATTGCTCGCGATGCGCCGGGAAGATTTCCGTGTAACGGCTCCACTCTTCGCCGAACTGACGGGCGATGCCGCCCGGATCGCTTTTGAATTTGTTGTTTTCCAACGGTTTCACCTTTGCCTTTCAGGGATTCCCGATCGGCCTCGGACCCGCGGCGATTCCACGACGGTCCCCCCGGGGGGCGTTGACCGCGACGGCGTACAACTGAGCTCCCCGTTGATTGGAATTGAACCCAAAGAGACCGCGGAGGACCGCGCACACGGCTTTCTGGGGCAACGAATAAGTCCCTTGGCCGAAAAACCCCAAAGCGGCCGCGGGGAAAAGATTGGCCAAACGTTTGGACCAATCGTGGAAGGGGAATCCCGCGTTCCACACGCGCTCCGGCCGCCAACCGCTGGACGCCAGCAAATCCCGCATTTCCTCCGCGGTGAAATGACGGCGGTGGCCCACGCGCCGCTCCGTGGCGCGCACCGGCCCACTTTGGGTGGTAACGATCAGCCGCGCGGCGGGGGAGGCCAAAGACCGGGCGTGTTCGAGAAGCCGACGAGGCGATTCAACGTGTTCGATGACCTCGCAAGCCACGACGGCGTCAAATTTCCCGCGCCAGGGGGCCGGCACGGGGACCTCGCCGTCCAAATCGAAGGCCAGCCAATCAATGGTGGAATCGTTCCGGCGATTTTCAGCGATCCGGGCCGCGGCCAGGTCCACCCCGGCGCGGGCCGCCCCCGGAAAACGCCGGCCGATGTCCCGCAAGAGCGTCCCGTCGCCGCACCCCAAATCGACCACCGTCAACGGGGCCGATTCCCCAAGGGCCGCCAACACCTGGCGCGCGCGGGCGCGGGGCGCGGCCATCCAACGCCAATAATCCCGGCGCCCTGGATGGTCGGCGTCGTAGTAAACGCGGTTGATTTTAACAATGTCGGGGACGGGGGGCTCGGAAGTCACAGGATCGATGGGAAGTTTACCACATTGAATTGCCCCCTCCCACCCGGCCCGCCCCCCATTCCAACGCCCGCAAACAACGAACCCGGTGCTATAATGAGCCCTCAATCGACCTATGAATCCGCGCCTCAGCGTTGTCGTGCCACTGCTTAACGAATCCGAAAACCTTCCGGGGCTTTTTGAAAGCCTCCACCGGGGGTTGACCGGGTTGTCCGCCGAAATCCTTTTCATCGACGACGGCTCCCGGGACGGCAGCGCCGCCTTGATCGAACAATGCCAAAAAACGGACCCGCGGGTACGACTGATCTCCTTCGCGCGCAACTTTGGCCAAACCGCCGCTCTCTCCGCCGGAATCGAAAAGGCCCGGGGCGAGGTGATCGTCACGCTGGACGCCGACGGGCAAAACGACCCGGCCGACATCCCGGCGCTGTTGGCCGTTCTGGACCAAGGGGCCGACGTCGCGTGCGGCTGGCGCCGGACCCGGCACGACCCGTGGCTCTCCCGCCGACTGCCCTCCGCCATCGCGAACCGGATTATTTCCTGGGTGACGGGCGTCGCGCTTCACGATTACGGCTGCACGCTGAAGGCCTTCCGCCGGTCCGCGGTCGAGGGCTTGCGCCTCTACGGGGAAATGCACCGCTTGATTCCCGTGTGGTGCGCCTGGCGGGGAGCGGTGATCCGCGAAATCGAAGTGCGCCACCACCCCCGTGCGCACGGCCGATCCCATTACGGCATCGGACGGACCTTCAAAGTCCTCCTGGACCTCCTGACCGCCAAATTCTTTTTCAGTTTCCTGACCAGCCCCAGCCACCCGCTCGGCGGTTTGGGCCTGGTGTTTTTGTTTCTCGGTTTCCTGGCGGGCCTCTTCCCCATTCTGGACAAATTCGTTTTCAATCATTGGGCGGTGTACCGTATCCCCTTCATGATTTTGTCCGTGTTCCTCGGCCTCCTGGGCATGCAATTCCTGGCCCTGGGCGTGCTCGCGGAAATTCTGGTGCGCATTTACTACGAGAACAAAGGGGAAAAGCCCTACCGCGTCAAACGCGTCGTCCCCGACGACGCCGGCCCCC
Proteins encoded:
- a CDS encoding glycosyltransferase family 39 protein; this encodes MDPRGPANRLIRWSGGVGPLFAAAVLGAVLAIQILAMMRASSSTYDEPAVLASGASYVRTGRIQLETTNYPPLMKYLVGLSLEGAGAQFLCRPGFVEQDRFYACGFEYLYRNSVSPEKILFWGRLPSLLMALALGALIWIWSVRWYGPAGGLFALAMFVFEPNLLAHGGLATMDMGLTAFFFAAFFFLSLFVETGRRRPLILAGAAVGAALATKAPGVLALGAFPACLWWGPSPRPRDPRRLVGAVLLSAGVAALVVVAVYQVRFLPRFFELLKFGVGMGFQKGWRNYLHGQILETGYRYFYPLAFFLKTPLAFGLAAVLSFCRRDRRLVFVVAPVLLYVVIFSLSSKQNGLRYVLPIFPFLCLAMGGVPALFGRWKTPAALLLVGGLAIESVGVAPHYLAYFSPLVGGGSERAPLAGGLQFGLGPGFSGDPRPLGAGGETGIAAGHGGPCGPRSLFRTPPGRDLGRQHPALAVLPARQFDGPDEGMAGGRGEQTSRLGRRRGPLRVASEPKALRSTGVQLLRFRRHEGSGKPI
- a CDS encoding class I SAM-dependent methyltransferase, with protein sequence MKPLENNKFKSDPGGIARQFGEEWSRYTEIFPAHREQFKKWIQPVPLEFFAGRTFLDAGCGMGRNALWALEAGAASGVAVDFDPRTVAAAQRNLEPFPRARVELASLYDLSFEKTFDVVFCLGVLHHLADPRRVLRRLVAALKPGGTLIVWVYGREGNEALLLLLTPLRALTRFLPVRFTLALAKGLTVLLRALLIWPWRRPYFELLRTFSFRHTESIVFDQLLPSIARYWSREEAVALLSDLPLTVKHVTHTQGMSWTLVAQRID
- a CDS encoding class I SAM-dependent methyltransferase, yielding MTSEPPVPDIVKINRVYYDADHPGRRDYWRWMAAPRARARQVLAALGESAPLTVVDLGCGDGTLLRDIGRRFPGAARAGVDLAAARIAENRRNDSTIDWLAFDLDGEVPVPAPWRGKFDAVVACEVIEHVESPRRLLEHARSLASPAARLIVTTQSGPVRATERRVGHRRHFTAEEMRDLLASSGWRPERVWNAGFPFHDWSKRLANLFPAAALGFFGQGTYSLPQKAVCAVLRGLFGFNSNQRGAQLYAVAVNAPRGDRRGIAAGPRPIGNP
- a CDS encoding glycosyltransferase family 2 protein produces the protein MNPRLSVVVPLLNESENLPGLFESLHRGLTGLSAEILFIDDGSRDGSAALIEQCQKTDPRVRLISFARNFGQTAALSAGIEKARGEVIVTLDADGQNDPADIPALLAVLDQGADVACGWRRTRHDPWLSRRLPSAIANRIISWVTGVALHDYGCTLKAFRRSAVEGLRLYGEMHRLIPVWCAWRGAVIREIEVRHHPRAHGRSHYGIGRTFKVLLDLLTAKFFFSFLTSPSHPLGGLGLVFLFLGFLAGLFPILDKFVFNHWAVYRIPFMILSVFLGLLGMQFLALGVLAEILVRIYYENKGEKPYRVKRVVPDDAGPR